One genomic segment of Nocardioides cavernaquae includes these proteins:
- a CDS encoding (Fe-S)-binding protein produces the protein MSSMSLMQIIAIVVSLSVSVVAVAMTTRAVRAMLKVLKVGQSASGRTDRPVARGLNMLKETFLHTRMLQIWWVGALHWFAYMAFLILSTAVMQGFFQLFKPDFAWPIIGHFFLFEWVSEFIGLLGALAIIPLVIYRLCKRPSRNPSRSTRFYGSTMWQAYFVEAMVFFESIAILFIRGAEYNLIQAHGGEHADQASGFHFPLAQYFANLFPTGHENIGAIEDWIFVIAMLKITSAMVWLMVISSNLTMGVAWHRFTAWFNIFFKRESSGRTALGAAKPLTSGGKAITLEDIDDLDEDSVLGVGSIEDFSWKGILDFTTCTECGRCQSQCPAWATEKPLSPKLMMMGLREHAYEKAAGAPGAADRVLVGSAPSVEGHVEDAQDWFYNPEGGDFVIDADALWSCTNCGACVQQCPVDIEHVDHFIDMRRYQVLVESNFPAELNGLFKGLENKGNPWNMNPNARMDWAQGLPFDVKVVGDDIEDLDSVEWLFWVGCAGAYEDRAKKTTRAVAELLDIAGVSFGVLGNGETCTGDSARRAGNEFVFQGLAQQNIETFKEFKVKKVVSTCAHCFNTLKNEYKDLGIELEVVHHTQLLNRLVREGKLTPVATGEGAHQRSITYHDPCFLGRHNQVYTPPRDLLEILPGANVIEMERTKEKSFCCGAGGARMWMEETIGERINVNRTTEAVGTGADQIAVGCPFCRVMLADGLTKLQADGDARTEVEVLDVAQMLLASVKGEQATKYKPGEAPVEAPAAAPAAPAAKADAGTPAAAACAAPAAAGSSLFGDAPAAPAAPAAGGSSLFGDAPAAPAAPASGGSLFGDAPAAEPAAPAAPASSGSSLFDTPAPAAEPAKPAPGGSLFDTPAPAEATPAAPAAPAAGGSLFDVAPTEPAAPSAPAAPKAEAKPAADLGMGGSLFDIAAPAVPAPKAEAAPAAESPAAAPAAPAAPAAEAPAAPVETASAVDAPAAPAAPAVDINAGGSLFDIPAPAAAAPAAAAAPVAAPEEPAAEVVEESAPEVAEEPEAVAEAPADALAEDPETILDADDAPAAEAPAPASAPEAETADAPKSSGATNTPRTDADIHGASSLFDL, from the coding sequence ATGTCATCCATGTCCCTGATGCAGATCATCGCCATCGTGGTGAGCCTGTCCGTCAGCGTCGTCGCTGTTGCGATGACGACCCGTGCCGTCCGCGCGATGCTCAAGGTGCTCAAGGTCGGCCAGTCGGCCTCCGGCCGCACCGACCGGCCCGTCGCCCGCGGACTGAACATGCTCAAGGAGACGTTCCTCCACACGCGCATGCTCCAGATCTGGTGGGTCGGCGCGCTGCACTGGTTCGCCTACATGGCGTTCCTGATCCTGTCGACGGCAGTCATGCAGGGCTTCTTCCAGCTCTTCAAGCCGGACTTCGCGTGGCCGATCATCGGCCACTTCTTCCTCTTCGAGTGGGTCTCCGAGTTCATCGGCCTCCTCGGCGCGCTGGCGATCATCCCGCTGGTCATCTACCGCCTCTGCAAGCGCCCCTCGCGCAACCCGTCGCGCTCGACCCGCTTCTACGGCTCGACGATGTGGCAGGCGTACTTCGTCGAGGCGATGGTCTTCTTCGAGTCGATCGCGATCCTCTTCATCCGTGGCGCGGAGTACAACCTGATCCAGGCCCACGGCGGCGAGCACGCCGACCAGGCCAGCGGCTTCCACTTCCCGCTCGCGCAGTACTTCGCGAACCTCTTCCCGACCGGCCACGAGAACATCGGCGCGATCGAGGACTGGATCTTCGTCATCGCGATGCTCAAGATCACCTCGGCCATGGTCTGGCTGATGGTCATCTCCTCCAACCTGACGATGGGTGTCGCCTGGCACCGCTTCACCGCCTGGTTCAACATCTTCTTCAAGCGTGAGTCGTCCGGCCGCACCGCGCTCGGCGCCGCCAAGCCCCTCACCTCGGGCGGCAAGGCGATCACCCTCGAGGACATCGACGACCTCGACGAGGACTCGGTCCTCGGTGTCGGCTCGATCGAGGACTTCTCCTGGAAGGGCATCCTCGACTTCACGACCTGCACCGAGTGCGGTCGTTGCCAGTCGCAGTGCCCCGCCTGGGCGACCGAGAAGCCGCTCTCCCCGAAGCTGATGATGATGGGCCTGCGCGAGCACGCCTACGAGAAGGCCGCCGGTGCCCCCGGTGCCGCCGACCGCGTGCTGGTCGGCTCCGCCCCTTCGGTCGAAGGCCATGTCGAGGACGCCCAGGACTGGTTCTACAACCCCGAGGGCGGCGACTTCGTCATCGACGCCGACGCCCTGTGGTCCTGCACCAACTGTGGCGCCTGCGTCCAGCAGTGCCCGGTCGACATCGAGCACGTCGATCACTTCATCGACATGCGCCGCTACCAGGTGCTCGTCGAGTCGAACTTCCCCGCGGAGCTCAACGGCCTGTTCAAGGGCCTTGAGAACAAGGGCAACCCGTGGAACATGAACCCCAACGCGCGCATGGACTGGGCGCAGGGCCTCCCGTTCGACGTCAAGGTCGTCGGCGACGACATCGAGGACCTGGACTCGGTCGAGTGGCTGTTCTGGGTCGGCTGCGCCGGTGCCTATGAAGACCGCGCCAAGAAGACCACCCGCGCTGTCGCGGAGCTGCTCGACATCGCCGGCGTCAGCTTCGGCGTACTCGGCAACGGCGAGACCTGCACCGGTGACTCCGCTCGCCGCGCGGGCAACGAGTTCGTGTTCCAGGGCCTGGCCCAGCAGAACATCGAGACGTTCAAGGAGTTCAAGGTCAAGAAGGTCGTCTCGACCTGTGCCCACTGCTTCAACACGCTCAAGAACGAGTACAAGGACCTCGGCATCGAGCTCGAGGTCGTGCACCACACCCAGCTGCTCAACCGCCTCGTGCGCGAGGGCAAGCTGACGCCGGTGGCGACGGGTGAAGGCGCCCACCAGCGCTCGATCACGTACCACGACCCCTGCTTCCTGGGTCGGCACAACCAGGTCTACACGCCCCCGCGCGACCTGCTCGAGATCCTTCCCGGCGCCAACGTCATCGAGATGGAGCGGACCAAGGAGAAGTCCTTCTGCTGTGGCGCCGGCGGCGCGCGCATGTGGATGGAAGAGACCATCGGCGAGCGCATCAACGTCAACCGCACCACGGAAGCCGTGGGCACTGGCGCTGACCAGATCGCCGTCGGCTGCCCGTTCTGCCGCGTCATGCTGGCCGACGGCCTGACCAAGCTCCAGGCGGACGGCGACGCCCGCACGGAGGTCGAGGTCCTCGACGTCGCGCAGATGCTGCTCGCGTCGGTCAAGGGCGAGCAGGCGACGAAGTACAAGCCGGGCGAGGCGCCCGTCGAGGCCCCTGCGGCCGCTCCGGCCGCTCCGGCCGCCAAGGCTGACGCTGGTACGCCGGCTGCTGCCGCATGTGCTGCTCCGGCTGCAGCTGGGTCTTCGCTGTTCGGTGACGCGCCTGCTGCTCCAGCTGCTCCGGCTGCTGGCGGGTCTTCGCTCTTCGGTGACGCGCCTGCTGCTCCGGCAGCTCCGGCTTCGGGTGGTTCGCTCTTCGGCGATGCTCCTGCTGCTGAGCCGGCTGCGCCCGCAGCTCCAGCCTCGAGCGGCTCGTCGCTCTTCGACACCCCGGCGCCAGCTGCCGAGCCGGCCAAGCCTGCTCCGGGTGGCTCGCTTTTCGACACGCCTGCTCCCGCTGAAGCAACTCCGGCCGCTCCCGCAGCCCCGGCTGCTGGTGGCTCGCTCTTCGACGTGGCTCCGACGGAACCGGCCGCACCGTCGGCCCCCGCGGCGCCGAAGGCCGAGGCGAAGCCGGCTGCTGATCTGGGCATGGGCGGGTCGCTGTTCGACATCGCGGCTCCCGCTGTTCCGGCTCCCAAGGCCGAGGCGGCCCCCGCCGCGGAGTCTCCGGCTGCTGCACCCGCGGCTCCGGCCGCTCCCGCTGCCGAGGCCCCTGCTGCTCCCGTGGAGACAGCTTCCGCTGTGGACGCTCCGGCGGCTCCTGCCGCCCCGGCTGTCGACATCAACGCTGGCGGGTCGCTCTTCGACATCCCGGCTCCGGCCGCTGCTGCTCCGGCTGCCGCTGCTGCCCCGGTGGCGGCTCCCGAGGAACCCGCTGCTGAGGTCGTCGAGGAGTCGGCGCCCGAGGTTGCAGAAGAGCCCGAGGCCGTCGCGGAGGCTCCGGCCGACGCGCTTGCCGAGGACCCGGAGACGATCCTGGACGCGGACGACGCGCCTGCTGCCGAGGCTCCTGCCCCGGCTTCAGCGCCCGAGGCCGAGACGGCCGACGCCCCGAAGTCGAGCGGTGCGACGAACACGCCCCGCACCGACGCGGACATCCACGGAGCATCGTCGCTGTTCGACCTCTGA
- a CDS encoding MFS transporter, with protein sequence MSRFLADTRPLRNAHFRRLWTANVITVIGAQLTVVAVAAQIYAITGSSAYVGLSGLFGLVPLIVFGLWGGALADHFDRRTILIVTTLGLILTSAGFWAQAALHLESVWFLLGLFAVQQAFLAVNQPARSAALPRLLPADLLPAANSLNMTLLMAGGIAGPLIGGALIPPLGFAWLYGIDTLTLLATLRAVVLLPRLPVEGVTVSPGLRSVIGGFTYLATQPVLMMSFVVDLIAMVFGMPRALFPQLAHEQFGGPTGGGLAFALLFAAIPIGAVVGGVFSGWVSRVRRQGLAVVIAVVVWGVAITGFGLACAAASPGASMIWLAIAIACLIAGGAADMSSAAFRTSMLQSAASDAVRGRLQGVFIVVVVGGPRIADVAHGSAAGLAGAPATAAAGGVLVVILTLAAALAVPSFLRYRLVTGENRA encoded by the coding sequence GTGAGCCGCTTCCTCGCTGACACCCGGCCGCTGCGCAACGCCCACTTCCGGCGGCTCTGGACGGCCAACGTCATCACCGTCATCGGTGCCCAGCTCACGGTGGTCGCGGTTGCGGCACAGATCTACGCGATCACCGGCTCCTCGGCGTACGTCGGGTTGAGCGGCCTGTTCGGCCTGGTGCCGCTGATCGTTTTCGGCCTGTGGGGCGGCGCGCTCGCCGACCACTTCGACCGCCGGACGATCCTCATCGTCACGACCCTTGGCCTGATCCTCACCAGCGCCGGGTTCTGGGCGCAGGCGGCGCTCCACCTCGAGAGCGTGTGGTTCCTGCTCGGGCTCTTTGCGGTGCAGCAGGCGTTCCTCGCGGTCAACCAGCCGGCTCGGTCGGCCGCGCTGCCACGGCTGCTCCCCGCTGACCTCCTGCCCGCGGCGAACTCGCTCAACATGACCCTGCTGATGGCCGGCGGCATCGCCGGCCCGCTGATCGGCGGAGCGCTGATCCCGCCGCTCGGCTTCGCCTGGCTCTACGGCATCGACACGCTGACCCTGCTCGCCACACTCCGCGCAGTGGTGCTGCTCCCCCGGCTCCCCGTCGAAGGCGTCACCGTCTCGCCCGGGCTCCGTTCCGTGATCGGCGGCTTCACCTACCTGGCGACCCAGCCGGTGCTGATGATGTCGTTCGTCGTCGACCTGATCGCGATGGTCTTCGGCATGCCACGCGCGCTCTTCCCGCAACTCGCGCACGAGCAGTTCGGCGGCCCGACGGGCGGCGGTCTCGCCTTCGCGCTGCTCTTCGCCGCCATCCCGATCGGCGCGGTCGTCGGCGGCGTCTTCTCCGGCTGGGTCTCCCGCGTACGCCGTCAGGGGCTCGCCGTCGTGATCGCCGTCGTGGTCTGGGGCGTGGCCATCACCGGCTTCGGACTTGCCTGCGCGGCCGCGTCACCCGGCGCCTCGATGATCTGGCTCGCGATCGCCATCGCCTGCCTGATCGCAGGAGGAGCCGCCGACATGTCCTCTGCTGCATTCCGCACGAGCATGCTGCAGTCGGCTGCCTCCGATGCGGTCCGCGGACGACTCCAGGGTGTCTTCATCGTCGTCGTGGTGGGAGGTCCCCGGATCGCCGACGTGGCCCACGGCAGTGCAGCAGGACTGGCCGGAGCGCCCGCGACGGCCGCAGCGGGCGGCGTACTCGTGGTGATCCTCACGCTGGCGGCAGCCCTGGCCGTGCCGTCCTTCCTCCGATATCGGCTGGTGACGGGCGAAAACCGGGCCTGA
- a CDS encoding MFS transporter, with translation MPQSAVAAREISDGRRWAMLGVSTAAQAAAAVTIHGPAFLIPVLVARRGLTLTEAGTVAAMSMIGVVCTLVLWGVVVDRLGERVALLAGLGLTCLAGVGAALTDSTPALAIALFCAGAAAASTASASGRVVVGWFPPERRGLAMGIRQMAQPAGVGIAAISIAVLADEHGISVALAVPAIAAAVAAAAVFVVVIDPPRPDRATSPAPNPYRADSYLRKIHTSSVLLVVPQFLVWTYALVWLLDDRGWEPAAAGALVAGTQVLGALGRIASGQLSDMVGGRMRPLRWIAIAASLTMALLGLTAWLGWTVSIALLALATIVTVADNGLAFTAVAERAGPFWSGRSLGVHNTAQYVTAAICAPAAGATITLLGYPATFALAALFPMLAIGLVPVRQERPLT, from the coding sequence GTGCCCCAGTCCGCCGTCGCCGCCCGCGAGATCAGCGACGGCCGCCGCTGGGCGATGCTCGGCGTCAGCACCGCAGCACAGGCCGCTGCTGCGGTCACGATCCACGGACCGGCGTTCCTGATCCCGGTCCTGGTCGCGCGCCGGGGACTGACACTGACCGAGGCCGGGACCGTCGCCGCGATGTCGATGATCGGCGTGGTCTGCACGCTCGTGCTGTGGGGCGTCGTCGTGGACAGGCTCGGGGAGCGTGTCGCGCTCCTCGCGGGCCTCGGCCTGACCTGCCTGGCCGGGGTGGGTGCCGCGCTCACCGACAGCACTCCGGCCCTGGCGATCGCACTCTTCTGCGCCGGAGCCGCCGCCGCGAGCACCGCGAGCGCGAGTGGCCGGGTGGTGGTGGGCTGGTTCCCGCCCGAGCGGCGCGGCCTGGCGATGGGGATCCGGCAGATGGCCCAACCGGCCGGCGTCGGCATCGCCGCCATCTCGATCGCGGTCCTCGCGGACGAGCACGGCATCTCGGTTGCTCTGGCTGTGCCGGCGATCGCGGCTGCCGTCGCCGCCGCCGCGGTCTTCGTCGTGGTGATCGACCCACCCCGCCCGGACCGCGCCACCAGCCCGGCCCCGAACCCCTACCGCGCCGACTCCTACCTCCGGAAGATCCACACCTCCTCGGTCCTGCTGGTCGTGCCGCAGTTCCTGGTCTGGACCTACGCGCTCGTCTGGCTGCTGGACGACCGCGGTTGGGAGCCCGCCGCCGCTGGCGCGCTCGTTGCCGGCACCCAGGTCCTCGGAGCCCTCGGCCGCATCGCCTCCGGCCAGCTCTCCGACATGGTCGGCGGGCGCATGCGTCCGCTGCGCTGGATCGCGATCGCGGCCTCGCTCACGATGGCACTGCTCGGGCTCACGGCCTGGCTGGGCTGGACCGTCTCGATCGCGCTCCTCGCCCTCGCCACCATCGTCACGGTCGCGGACAACGGCCTTGCGTTCACTGCCGTCGCCGAGCGGGCCGGGCCGTTCTGGAGCGGGCGCTCACTCGGCGTACACAACACGGCGCAGTACGTCACCGCCGCGATCTGCGCCCCCGCCGCGGGCGCCACGATCACGCTGCTCGGCTACCCGGCGACATTCGCCCTCGCTGCGCTCTTCCCGATGCTCGCGATCGGGCTGGTGCCGGTCCGGCAGGAGCGACCGCTCACGTGA
- a CDS encoding SixA phosphatase family protein yields MKTLIVVRHAKSDWAGDEPDRERPLGKRGRRQAPESGSWIAAHHPVIDLAVVSPAVRAATTWDLIAGELATPPPISLDERVYAAWDHELLAVIRSLPTSLSTVALVGHNPGVEAIVEALTGTYAPMPTSCVAVIELTAWDAPSGKLLAHGRPPV; encoded by the coding sequence GTGAAGACGCTGATCGTGGTCCGGCACGCGAAGTCGGACTGGGCCGGAGACGAGCCGGATCGTGAGCGACCGCTCGGCAAGCGCGGCCGACGCCAGGCCCCTGAGTCGGGTTCCTGGATCGCTGCGCACCACCCCGTGATCGACCTGGCCGTGGTCTCCCCCGCGGTCCGCGCCGCGACCACGTGGGACCTGATCGCGGGTGAGCTGGCCACGCCACCGCCGATCTCCCTCGACGAGCGCGTGTACGCCGCGTGGGACCACGAGCTGCTCGCGGTCATCCGCTCGCTGCCCACGTCCTTGAGCACGGTGGCGCTGGTCGGGCACAACCCCGGCGTCGAGGCGATCGTCGAGGCGCTGACCGGGACCTACGCGCCGATGCCGACCTCGTGCGTCGCCGTGATCGAGCTGACTGCCTGGGATGCACCGTCGGGCAAGCTGCTCGCCCATGGGCGTCCACCCGTCTGA
- a CDS encoding SDR family NAD(P)-dependent oxidoreductase — protein MKTLQDKVVVITGAGSGIGRALALEASRSGALLALSDVNEAGLAETAELATTAGSPEVRTDRLDVADRAAFAAYASAVAEHFGRVNVVINNAGVALAGNFEEMSYEDFDWIVGINFWGVVHGTKEFLPHLIASGDGHIVNISSLFGLLSIPGQSAYNATKYAVRGFSEALREEMLISKHPVGVTVVHPGGIKTEIARNARVTESEDKDATAKVFDKLATMGPDKAAKIILKGVRKNQARVLVGLDAHALHAFAKFSGSRYQDIVALSSKQMLKATKKKP, from the coding sequence GTGAAGACACTCCAGGACAAGGTCGTCGTCATCACCGGAGCCGGCTCCGGCATCGGTCGCGCGCTGGCACTCGAGGCCTCCCGCTCGGGCGCGCTGCTGGCGCTCTCCGACGTCAACGAGGCCGGGCTCGCCGAGACCGCCGAGCTCGCCACCACGGCCGGCTCTCCCGAGGTGCGCACCGACCGCCTCGACGTGGCTGACCGCGCCGCGTTCGCGGCGTACGCGTCTGCTGTGGCGGAGCACTTCGGCCGCGTCAATGTCGTCATCAACAACGCGGGCGTGGCACTGGCCGGCAACTTCGAGGAGATGTCCTACGAGGACTTCGACTGGATCGTCGGGATCAACTTCTGGGGCGTCGTGCACGGCACGAAGGAGTTCCTGCCGCACCTGATCGCGTCCGGCGACGGCCACATCGTCAACATCTCGTCGCTCTTCGGCCTGCTGTCGATCCCGGGCCAGAGCGCCTACAACGCCACGAAGTACGCCGTCCGCGGCTTCAGCGAGGCGCTGCGCGAGGAGATGCTGATCAGCAAGCACCCGGTCGGCGTGACCGTCGTGCACCCCGGTGGCATCAAGACCGAGATCGCCCGCAACGCCCGCGTCACCGAGAGCGAGGACAAGGACGCCACCGCCAAGGTGTTCGACAAGCTCGCGACGATGGGCCCCGACAAGGCCGCGAAGATCATCCTCAAGGGCGTCCGCAAGAACCAGGCGCGCGTGCTCGTCGGGCTCGACGCCCACGCGCTCCACGCCTTCGCGAAGTTCAGCGGTTCGCGCTACCAGGACATCGTGGCGCTGAGCTCGAAGCAGATGCTGAAGGCGACCAAGAAGAAGCCTTGA
- a CDS encoding alpha/beta fold hydrolase: protein MLAHERIGEGPPLLLVHGLGHRRQAWYPVVDLLAPHREVILVDLPGHGQSPAFAPRGRSAKDYLRDELEAFHAELGLERPHVAGNSLGGLIALEAAVDGRASSVTALSPAGFWEDEQDFAYIERIFKTVVVAAGYSQHVAPILARTAPGRALMMSWAMAHPRRMSAEAAIGDLRSMLRARPALKNLLGQAYSFDPEGVPDDVRVTIAWGKRDYVLRTYQAGRARQLMPDATHVWLRGCGHVPMSDRPRLIANVLLEGSSGPLLAAAPLVAQVG from the coding sequence GTGCTCGCACACGAGCGAATCGGTGAAGGTCCGCCCCTTCTGCTGGTGCACGGCCTCGGGCACCGTCGCCAGGCCTGGTATCCGGTCGTCGACCTCCTGGCCCCGCACCGCGAGGTGATCCTCGTCGACCTCCCCGGCCACGGGCAGTCGCCTGCCTTCGCGCCGCGCGGGCGCTCGGCGAAGGACTACCTCCGCGACGAGCTCGAGGCGTTCCACGCCGAGCTCGGGCTGGAGCGCCCGCACGTCGCGGGCAACTCGCTCGGTGGCCTGATCGCGCTCGAGGCCGCGGTTGACGGCCGTGCGAGCAGTGTGACCGCGCTGTCGCCGGCCGGTTTCTGGGAGGACGAGCAGGACTTCGCCTACATCGAGCGGATCTTCAAGACCGTGGTCGTGGCGGCCGGCTACAGCCAGCACGTCGCTCCGATCCTCGCGCGCACGGCGCCCGGCCGCGCGCTGATGATGTCGTGGGCAATGGCGCACCCGCGTCGCATGAGCGCCGAGGCCGCGATCGGCGACCTGCGGTCCATGCTGCGGGCCCGGCCGGCCCTGAAGAACCTGTTGGGTCAGGCCTACTCCTTCGATCCCGAAGGCGTGCCCGATGACGTGCGCGTGACGATCGCCTGGGGCAAGCGTGACTACGTGCTCCGCACCTATCAGGCGGGCCGTGCGCGTCAGCTCATGCCCGATGCCACCCATGTCTGGCTGCGTGGTTGCGGACACGTGCCGATGTCCGACCGCCCGCGCCTCATCGCCAACGTGCTGCTCGAGGGCAGCTCCGGTCCGCTGCTGGCGGCGGCGCCACTCGTGGCCCAGGTCGGCTGA